The following are encoded together in the Pleurocapsa sp. FMAR1 genome:
- the smpB gene encoding SsrA-binding protein SmpB, with protein MAENNPGVKIVSDNRQARYLYEILETYEAGIELVGTEVKSIRAGKVNLRDGYAFIKNGEAWLSNVHISPYQAGGSHFNHEARRVRKLLLHRKEINKLIGQTEQKGLTLVPLKMYFKKGRVKIVVGLGKGKKLHDKRETSKKRDDERSMARAMKRD; from the coding sequence ATGGCTGAAAATAACCCAGGAGTCAAAATTGTTAGTGATAATCGTCAGGCTCGTTATCTTTACGAAATTCTAGAAACCTACGAAGCAGGAATTGAATTAGTTGGTACAGAAGTAAAGTCAATCCGAGCAGGAAAAGTCAACCTTAGAGATGGCTATGCTTTCATCAAAAACGGTGAAGCTTGGTTAAGTAATGTTCATATTTCTCCCTATCAAGCAGGAGGGTCTCATTTTAACCATGAGGCTCGCCGTGTTCGTAAATTACTGCTCCACCGTAAAGAAATCAACAAACTCATTGGGCAAACCGAACAAAAAGGTCTGACACTTGTTCCTTTGAAAATGTACTTCAAAAAAGGAAGAGTTAAAATTGTAGTCGGTTTGGGCAAAGGTAAAAAACTACACGACAAGCGAGAAACATCGAAAAAACGCGACGATGAAAGATCTATGGCAAGAGCCATGAAGCGAGATTGA
- a CDS encoding nucleoside deaminase, whose translation MNHEKFMNEALIEAKKGDLPYGAIIVKDNEIIVRGYNTTQTDNDVSAHGEINALRTFTKKKGYSLDVLSGYVLYTTCEPCPMCSAACIWAGVSKVVFGASTQQLIDLGIKQINISCETVAEKGFQKMEVVGGVLADECLELFRQLE comes from the coding sequence ATGAATCACGAAAAATTCATGAATGAAGCACTAATCGAAGCAAAAAAAGGTGATTTGCCTTATGGTGCAATAATTGTTAAAGATAATGAAATTATTGTTCGTGGTTACAACACAACCCAGACAGACAATGATGTTTCGGCACATGGAGAAATTAATGCTCTACGTACCTTTACCAAAAAAAAGGGCTATTCATTAGATGTTCTTTCTGGCTATGTCTTATATACCACCTGTGAACCTTGCCCTATGTGTTCAGCAGCTTGTATTTGGGCAGGAGTATCTAAAGTTGTTTTTGGGGCATCAACACAACAGTTAATTGATTTAGGTATAAAACAAATAAATATATCATGCGAAACTGTCGCCGAAAAAGGATTTCAAAAGATGGAGGTTGTCGGCGGTGTTTTAGCTGATGAATGTTTGGAATTATTTAGACAGCTTGAGTAA
- a CDS encoding DUF4145 domain-containing protein encodes MAVSPNFAFLGVHDAQLVNIATLAEKYFRDDPVTCLIKLRQFGELLAQLVAANVALYTNPDESQSDLLNRLQSQNLLPGDVRNLFHQLRKSGNDAVHNNQGNHGLALHHIRYARELSIWFHRTFSNDSFRPGAFIPLHAG; translated from the coding sequence ATGGCAGTTTCACCCAACTTTGCTTTTTTAGGGGTTCATGATGCCCAGTTAGTCAACATAGCAACTCTAGCAGAGAAATACTTTAGAGATGACCCTGTTACCTGTTTGATTAAGCTAAGGCAATTTGGAGAATTATTAGCACAGTTAGTAGCTGCCAATGTCGCTTTGTATACTAATCCTGATGAATCACAGTCAGACCTACTTAATAGATTACAGTCGCAAAACTTACTACCTGGGGATGTTAGAAATCTCTTTCATCAATTGCGAAAGTCTGGTAATGATGCGGTTCATAATAACCAAGGGAATCATGGTTTAGCTCTACATCACATAAGATATGCAAGAGAACTTAGCATCTGGTTTCATCGTACTTTTAGTAATGATAGCTTTAGACCAGGGGCTTTTATTCCCCTACATGCGGGCTAG
- a CDS encoding type I restriction endonuclease gives MDTKLREAGWEVNSDNLTYTKGTRPQKGKNIAIAEYPVKQGRADYALFVGLQVVGVVEAKRHSKDVSGDIAQAKRYSQNYLIKGDETLCDDRPWGEYKVPFVFATNGREYLEQLKTKSGIWFCDVRNPYNLSRPLQGWYSPQSLVKLQQNTCF, from the coding sequence ATTGATACCAAGTTAAGAGAAGCTGGTTGGGAGGTAAATTCAGATAATCTTACTTATACTAAAGGTACAAGACCCCAGAAAGGAAAAAATATAGCGATCGCCGAATATCCAGTTAAGCAGGGAAGGGCTGATTATGCTTTATTCGTGGGACTACAGGTAGTAGGTGTAGTAGAAGCCAAACGTCACAGTAAAGATGTCTCAGGAGATATTGCCCAAGCTAAAAGATATAGCCAAAATTATCTAATCAAAGGAGATGAAACCTTATGTGATGATCGACCTTGGGGAGAATATAAAGTACCGTTCGTCTTTGCTACTAATGGTAGAGAGTATCTAGAACAGTTAAAAACTAAAAGTGGTATTTGGTTTTGTGATGTTCGCAATCCTTATAATCTTAGCCGTCCGTTACAGGGTTGGTATAGTCCACAGAGTCTAGTTAAGTTACAACAAAATACTTGCTTCTAG
- a CDS encoding type I restriction-modification enzyme R subunit C-terminal domain-containing protein, translating to MGKQLKQETVVDREAFDKGQFEAQGGFKRINQTFAGELETVLSEINQELWQEKA from the coding sequence ATTGGTAAGCAGTTAAAGCAGGAAACTGTAGTTGATAGAGAAGCCTTTGACAAAGGGCAGTTTGAAGCTCAAGGTGGATTTAAACGGATTAATCAAACTTTTGCTGGTGAGTTAGAAACAGTATTAAGTGAGATTAATCAAGAATTGTGGCAAGAGAAGGCGTAA
- a CDS encoding DUF2281 domain-containing protein, whose product MIIDEEVDSLIMNTEEKVIKKLKRFSLETQQEVLQFMEFLEFRNQSLKKKTDISALEAAGTLVGCLEAAEDLSTNKDYLKGFGQ is encoded by the coding sequence TTGATAATAGATGAAGAAGTAGATAGTTTAATTATGAATACAGAAGAGAAAGTTATCAAAAAACTGAAGAGGTTTTCGTTAGAAACACAACAAGAGGTATTGCAGTTCATGGAATTTTTAGAATTTCGCAATCAATCTCTTAAGAAAAAAACTGATATATCTGCTTTAGAAGCTGCGGGAACTTTAGTAGGGTGCTTGGAAGCAGCAGAGGATTTATCTACCAACAAAGATTATCTTAAGGGATTTGGTCAGTAG
- the tnpA gene encoding IS200/IS605 family transposase has product MALWRLYYHLVWATKERQPLIDSKREARLYPYIVSKADSLNCIIHGINGTDNHIHVIASIPPKMAIAEFAKRIKGSSSHYLNQNFPNPTKFAWQEGYAVFSLGAKQLETAIAYVENQKIHHQQKTIISILERIEHDDHPPKSHRSSKQASQDD; this is encoded by the coding sequence ATGGCTCTGTGGCGTTTATATTATCATTTGGTTTGGGCAACAAAAGAAAGACAACCATTGATTGACAGTAAACGTGAAGCTCGGCTTTATCCTTATATTGTGAGTAAAGCAGATTCTCTAAACTGTATTATTCATGGCATCAATGGAACAGATAATCATATTCATGTAATTGCTTCAATTCCGCCCAAAATGGCGATCGCAGAATTTGCTAAACGTATCAAGGGTAGTAGTTCGCATTACCTAAATCAAAATTTTCCCAATCCGACTAAATTTGCTTGGCAAGAGGGTTACGCCGTATTTTCTTTAGGTGCTAAACAATTAGAAACTGCGATCGCATATGTTGAAAATCAAAAAATACATCATCAACAAAAAACCATAATTTCTATATTAGAACGAATTGAACACGACGACCATCCTCCTAAATCTCATAGATCGTCAAAACAAGCGTCACAAGATGATTAA
- a CDS encoding restriction endonuclease subunit S — protein sequence MSLNIPESWTLAELKQLGKIVTGFTPSKKNSQFYGDIIPFYKPTDLDAGYEVIEAREYLSELGASKSRLLPPFSILVTCIGATIGKTGLSQAICTTNQQINSVILEKYIFSQWLFWFISSPQGQKLIINNASATTLPILNKTRFSELKFPLPPLNEQKRIVTKIEALQTRSTTVKKELEAIKPLLNQFRQSVLAAAFRGDLTKDWRSQNPDVEPALKLIQSNSDIVSNYLPISWCQALVGDVVENLKYGTSKKCRYEIDGIPVLRIPNIVDGTINHSDLKYAQLPDKEFDKLRLISGDILMIRSNGSASLVGRTAIIREAEKDFAYAGYLIRLRPNKGLVYPEYLNLWFSSYEIRLQIEIPLRSTSGVNNINSDETKKLNIPIPPLQEQKEIVRRIESLFKLADNIEQQYQQAEIDLETLNQSILAKAFRGELVPQDPNDEPASVLLKRIREEREKATAKKSKTKKTSSKKQDKQLGIPGI from the coding sequence TTGAGTTTAAATATTCCTGAGAGTTGGACATTAGCAGAACTAAAACAATTGGGAAAAATTGTAACAGGTTTTACTCCTTCCAAGAAAAATTCTCAATTTTATGGAGATATTATTCCTTTTTACAAACCAACGGATTTAGATGCTGGTTATGAAGTTATAGAGGCTAGAGAATATTTATCAGAATTAGGTGCAAGTAAAAGCAGACTGTTACCACCTTTTTCTATTTTGGTGACTTGTATTGGTGCTACTATCGGGAAAACTGGATTATCACAAGCAATTTGCACAACCAATCAGCAAATTAATTCAGTAATACTAGAAAAATACATATTTTCCCAATGGCTGTTTTGGTTTATTAGCAGTCCTCAAGGACAAAAATTAATTATTAATAACGCTTCTGCTACCACTTTGCCCATTCTAAATAAAACACGCTTTAGTGAATTAAAGTTTCCCCTACCACCTCTCAACGAACAAAAACGCATCGTAACTAAAATAGAAGCCCTACAAACAAGAAGCACCACAGTAAAAAAAGAACTAGAAGCAATTAAACCTCTACTAAATCAATTCCGTCAATCTGTTCTGGCTGCTGCTTTTCGTGGTGATTTAACTAAAGACTGGCGATCGCAAAACCCCGATGTTGAACCTGCTTTAAAACTTATACAATCTAATTCTGATATAGTATCAAACTATCTACCTATTAGTTGGTGTCAAGCTTTAGTAGGAGATGTTGTTGAAAACTTGAAATATGGAACATCAAAAAAGTGCCGTTATGAAATAGATGGTATTCCAGTGTTACGTATTCCTAATATTGTTGATGGAACTATAAACCATTCAGATTTAAAATATGCACAATTACCAGATAAAGAATTTGACAAGCTAAGATTAATTTCAGGAGACATTCTGATGATTAGGTCAAATGGAAGTGCGTCTTTAGTTGGTAGAACAGCCATTATTAGAGAAGCTGAAAAAGATTTTGCTTATGCTGGATATTTGATTAGATTAAGACCAAACAAAGGATTAGTTTATCCTGAATATTTGAATTTGTGGTTTTCTAGCTATGAAATTAGATTACAGATAGAAATTCCTTTACGTTCAACAAGTGGAGTCAATAATATCAACAGTGACGAAACTAAGAAACTCAATATTCCAATTCCACCACTTCAAGAACAAAAAGAAATAGTCCGCCGTATAGAATCACTATTCAAACTAGCAGACAACATCGAACAACAATACCAACAAGCAGAAATAGATTTAGAAACCCTCAACCAATCCATCTTAGCTAAAGCCTTCCGAGGCGAACTTGTTCCCCAAGACCCCAACGATGAACCAGCATCAGTATTATTAAAAAGGATTAGGGAAGAAAGAGAAAAAGCAACAGCTAAGAAATCTAAGACGAAGAAAACAAGTAGTAAGAAGCAAGACAAACAATTAGGCATACCAGGAATATAA
- a CDS encoding endonuclease/exonuclease/phosphatase family protein, whose product MVEEKKQNLSYFAELNPIYRFKQVPKVIIHNTYSSSSSLNRDSIKVLSWNIAKNNYDPSWSKDFLAIVDRYQPDKIFLQEVRLRADVQEIAELTQMGWAFVPNFIDVSNNTYSGILIASQGDRISKQAVITKHYEPVTNTPKVSLFTEHSLSDCPQSLLAVNTHLINFVNLSKFKAQLQEIESILNEHQGAIILAGDFNIWNKSRWQILSQMAARLNLTPVSFTTEDTKKIKNFLLSPPLDYIFYRGFAPKLHTAKVIDNISSSDHNPLFVELCLNRD is encoded by the coding sequence ATGGTCGAGGAAAAAAAACAAAATCTATCTTATTTTGCCGAATTGAATCCTATTTATCGATTCAAACAAGTACCAAAAGTCATAATTCATAATACTTATTCGAGTTCATCAAGTTTAAATCGAGATTCAATCAAAGTTTTGAGTTGGAATATCGCTAAAAACAATTACGACCCAAGCTGGAGCAAAGATTTTTTGGCAATTGTCGATCGCTATCAACCAGATAAAATCTTTTTGCAAGAAGTTCGTCTGCGTGCTGATGTCCAAGAAATTGCCGAATTAACCCAAATGGGTTGGGCTTTTGTCCCTAACTTCATTGATGTCTCAAACAATACCTATTCAGGAATTCTAATTGCTAGTCAAGGCGATCGCATCTCTAAGCAAGCTGTAATTACCAAGCATTACGAACCAGTTACTAATACCCCGAAAGTTTCTTTATTTACCGAGCATTCTTTAAGCGACTGCCCCCAAAGCTTGTTAGCCGTTAACACTCATTTGATTAATTTCGTTAATCTAAGTAAATTCAAAGCTCAACTACAAGAAATTGAGTCAATACTCAACGAGCATCAAGGGGCAATAATTTTGGCAGGAGACTTTAATATCTGGAATAAATCTCGATGGCAGATATTATCTCAAATGGCAGCTAGGCTAAATTTAACCCCTGTATCTTTTACCACCGAAGATACTAAAAAAATTAAAAACTTTCTATTATCTCCACCGCTAGATTATATCTTTTATCGCGGATTTGCTCCAAAGCTACACACTGCCAAGGTGATAGATAATATCTCTTCTTCAGATCACAATCCTCTTTTTGTAGAGCTTTGCTTAAATAGAGACTAG
- a CDS encoding AI-2E family transporter: MKTQKRNITSLLIDVASLVLIVAGLKAMSGLLSPILLSLFIVLVTYPIMTWLKRRGFPHWLAYVTVLLIVLVLGAFFVFFFTISFEQLSDVIPNYVNQTEAQLNNLWQWLNERGVESEDIRSLQWFQPERIIQLVLSFVSSLLGIFSNIGLTFLIFIYMLASAPTFAAQLRRGLGNNLPLLGQFQDFAQSTTSYLAIKSWVGALTAICQIILMWIMGVQFAVLWGVLSFLFNFVPNIGFYVALIPPVLLTLLNQGLWQAVILGVVYALINNFFDVVVAPRFLAKGLDLSVLVTFLAVIIWTWILGPIGAFMALPLTVMVKKLVLEPFPQTQLVASLLGSGDEETTKQGK, encoded by the coding sequence ATGAAAACCCAAAAGCGCAATATTACTTCTCTACTAATAGATGTTGCTAGCTTGGTGCTAATTGTTGCGGGGCTTAAGGCGATGTCAGGCTTGTTGAGTCCTATATTGCTTTCTTTGTTCATTGTGCTGGTGACATATCCGATTATGACATGGCTAAAAAGGCGCGGTTTTCCTCACTGGTTGGCATATGTGACCGTGCTACTTATTGTCCTGGTCTTGGGTGCATTCTTTGTTTTCTTTTTTACCATCTCTTTTGAACAGCTTTCAGATGTGATACCTAATTATGTTAACCAAACCGAGGCACAGCTTAACAACTTGTGGCAGTGGCTTAATGAGCGAGGCGTAGAATCAGAAGATATTCGCTCCCTGCAATGGTTTCAACCAGAAAGAATAATTCAGTTGGTACTGTCTTTTGTCTCATCACTACTAGGTATTTTCTCCAATATTGGGCTGACATTCTTAATATTTATCTATATGCTGGCAAGCGCACCAACTTTTGCAGCGCAACTGCGCCGAGGACTGGGAAACAATTTACCCCTGCTAGGGCAATTTCAGGATTTTGCTCAAAGTACAACCAGTTATCTAGCGATTAAGAGTTGGGTGGGTGCTTTAACAGCTATCTGTCAAATTATTCTGATGTGGATTATGGGGGTGCAGTTTGCCGTACTGTGGGGAGTCCTTTCATTCTTATTTAACTTTGTACCAAATATCGGTTTTTACGTTGCCCTCATACCACCAGTATTATTAACCCTTCTCAATCAGGGGTTATGGCAAGCAGTAATCTTGGGCGTTGTTTACGCTTTAATTAACAACTTCTTCGATGTTGTAGTTGCCCCTCGCTTTCTTGCTAAAGGGTTAGACTTATCTGTGCTGGTAACTTTCTTGGCAGTTATTATCTGGACGTGGATCTTGGGTCCTATTGGAGCTTTTATGGCTTTGCCTCTGACGGTAATGGTAAAAAAGCTCGTCTTAGAACCATTCCCGCAAACTCAGCTAGTTGCTTCATTGCTAGGTTCGGGGGATGAAGAGACAACTAAACAAGGGAAGTAA